From a region of the Lentilactobacillus curieae genome:
- a CDS encoding sensor histidine kinase, translating to MKMIYQQMLGFFMVIAFTILLLGFSFARMTKSFVYDSTWQRLEKCSDSLIQQSLIVNDKSESNVSFNTQTLKTSESLLENQSVHFTLFNLKNQVIFPNNGLSTKITKKDWEHLKRDQIVRKVSSRSAKLENGQTRPAMIEVLKPYYYKKKLVAAVVAGSFISDVNSNVDKINRNLLTGLGIALIMSMIVSFFIASRLNRRVAKLRSAANQVANGNYDIRLPSKGRDEIDQLIGDFNHMTDSLQKADQEIERQEERRQEFLADAAHEMRTPLTTISGILEGIKYDVIPAESRDQSLDLMTNETQRLIRLVNENLDYEKIRTNSIQLDRRHFNAYDVLSNVIEQLANKAKDAKDELILHSPKDLPIYADYDRFSQIVINITTNALQFTENGKVTITGERGYNETIVRIADTGIGMTEDQQKNIFERYYKADASRRSGKYGESGLGLAIVHQLVKQHGGKISVSSKLNEGTTFTIILPDEQQGDDKESGTKQPDEIQTKDGEL from the coding sequence ATGAAAATGATCTACCAACAAATGTTGGGATTCTTTATGGTCATTGCATTCACAATCTTACTGTTAGGGTTCTCGTTTGCACGAATGACAAAGTCGTTTGTGTACGACAGCACCTGGCAACGCCTTGAAAAATGCTCAGATAGCCTGATTCAACAGTCTTTGATTGTGAATGATAAATCGGAATCTAACGTTTCTTTTAACACGCAAACACTGAAAACAAGTGAGTCGTTACTGGAAAATCAGTCGGTCCACTTTACGCTGTTTAACCTTAAAAATCAGGTGATTTTTCCAAATAATGGTCTTTCAACTAAGATTACTAAGAAAGATTGGGAACATCTGAAACGTGATCAAATCGTTCGCAAGGTCAGCAGCCGTTCTGCTAAGTTGGAAAATGGTCAGACGAGACCAGCAATGATTGAAGTCCTTAAGCCGTACTACTACAAGAAGAAACTTGTTGCGGCAGTGGTCGCTGGTTCGTTCATTTCTGACGTTAATTCCAACGTTGATAAAATCAACCGGAACTTGTTGACTGGTTTGGGAATCGCGCTAATTATGTCAATGATTGTCAGCTTTTTCATTGCAAGTAGGCTAAACCGAAGAGTTGCTAAACTTCGTAGTGCAGCCAATCAAGTTGCCAATGGAAATTACGATATTCGCCTCCCAAGCAAGGGGCGAGATGAAATTGATCAATTAATTGGTGACTTTAACCACATGACGGATTCGCTGCAAAAAGCTGATCAGGAAATTGAACGGCAAGAAGAGCGGCGACAAGAGTTCCTAGCCGACGCGGCTCACGAGATGAGGACACCGTTGACTACGATTTCTGGGATTTTGGAAGGAATTAAGTATGACGTAATTCCTGCCGAATCACGTGATCAAAGTTTGGATTTGATGACTAATGAAACTCAAAGATTGATTCGTTTGGTTAATGAAAACTTGGATTATGAAAAAATCAGGACGAATTCAATTCAGCTTGACCGCCGCCACTTTAACGCCTATGACGTGCTTAGCAACGTAATTGAGCAGTTAGCTAATAAGGCGAAGGATGCTAAAGATGAGTTGATTTTGCACTCACCAAAAGATTTACCGATTTATGCTGACTATGATCGCTTTTCACAAATTGTGATCAACATTACCACGAACGCCTTGCAATTTACGGAAAACGGTAAGGTCACAATAACTGGTGAGCGGGGATATAACGAAACCATTGTTCGAATCGCGGATACGGGGATTGGAATGACCGAAGACCAGCAGAAAAACATTTTTGAGCGGTACTATAAAGCTGATGCATCTCGGAGAAGCGGTAAGTACGGCGAGTCAGGCTTGGGATTAGCGATTGTTCACCAATTGGTTAAACAACATGGTGGTAAAATATCGGTAAGTTCCAAACTTAATGAAGGAACAACGTTTACAATCATTCTGCCTGATGAACAGCAGGGTGATGATAAAGAGTCCGGAACAAAGCAGCCGGATGAAATACAAACTAAGGATGGGGAATTGTGA